In Silene latifolia isolate original U9 population chromosome 3, ASM4854445v1, whole genome shotgun sequence, a single window of DNA contains:
- the LOC141649152 gene encoding uncharacterized protein LOC141649152 yields MTSGDNMLKATVERSAEEWNCVPIGYRRLPYSEDDLVKFIWHRKGRDVTHEAMVCTEWMEVTRAALSTLRPRQWVMDQVIDMFGIKTTLHRPDLLYLPSTVIVNCTKKKNPCIWNQYISGTYKPVNGATIRKVFIPLIKDKHWWACICDMESKTNYILNSSNSVQSYDVHNTTIDTVLIICLI; encoded by the exons ATGACCTCCGGTGACAACATGTTGAAAGCTACTGTCGAACGAAGTGCAGAAGAGTGGAATTGTGTGCCTAT AGGCTACCGGCGTCTACCTTATTCTGAAGACGACCTTGTGAAGTTTATTTGGCACCGCAAAGGAAGAGATGTCACACA CGAGGCTATGGTGTGTACTGAGTGGATGGAAGTCACACGAGCGGCTTTATCTACGCTTAGACCGCGTCAGTGGGTTATGGATCAA gtgattgatatgtttgggaTTAAGACGACACTTCATCGACCAGATCTTCTGTACTTGCCATCGACTGTCATCGTG AACTGTACAAAGAagaaaaacccttgtatttgGAATCAATACATCAGTGGGACATACAAACCGGTGAATGGTGCCACAATCCGAAAG GTTTTTATACCGCTGATCAAAGACAAACATTGGTGGGCTTGTATATGCGATATGGAGAGTAAAACGAATTACATCCTCAACTCAAGCAACAGCGTACAGTCTTATGATGTACATAATACAACCATAGACACGGTATTAATTATTTGCCTAATCTAA